The following coding sequences are from one Mus pahari chromosome X, PAHARI_EIJ_v1.1, whole genome shotgun sequence window:
- the LOC110313979 gene encoding cytochrome c oxidase subunit 7B, mitochondrial, with amino-acid sequence MLPLAKNALSRLQVRSIQQVVARQSHQKRTPSFHDKYGNAILAGGAIFCVSTWTYTATQIGIEWNMSPVGRVTPKEWRDQ; translated from the exons ATGTTGCCTTTAGCCAAAAACGCACTAAGCCGTCTCCAAG TTCGAAGTATTCAGCAAGTGGTGGCAAGGCAGAgccaccagaagaggacacctaGTTTCCATGACAAATATGGAAATGCTATATTAGCAGGTGGAGCCATCTTCTGTGTTTCTACATGGACATAT ACAGCCACACAAATTGGAATAGAATGGAACATGTCCCCTGTTGGCAGAGTCACCCCAAAGGAATGGAGAGATCAGTAG